A part of Melittangium boletus DSM 14713 genomic DNA contains:
- a CDS encoding ExbD/TolR family protein: MATRKFVKPTTPPNSEINVTPLVDVVLVLLIIFMVVTPLLEKDIEVRIPETEEVPAEQQPQDDTQLIVKLDPDGTYSINTEPVAPADYVNKLKRMLSAKKKEDRIVFFVADDKANYGKLVAAFDGAKQAGAFVLGMATEDIPVAPAAPVDPGAAPVDPGTAPAPTP; encoded by the coding sequence ATGGCCACCCGCAAGTTCGTCAAGCCCACCACCCCGCCCAACTCGGAAATCAACGTCACGCCGCTCGTGGACGTGGTGCTGGTGCTCCTCATCATCTTCATGGTCGTCACGCCGCTCCTCGAGAAGGACATCGAGGTGCGCATCCCGGAGACCGAGGAAGTCCCCGCGGAGCAGCAGCCCCAGGACGACACCCAGCTCATCGTCAAGCTGGACCCCGACGGCACCTACTCCATCAACACCGAGCCCGTGGCTCCGGCCGACTACGTCAACAAGCTCAAGCGCATGCTGAGCGCCAAGAAGAAGGAGGACCGCATCGTCTTCTTCGTGGCCGACGACAAGGCCAACTACGGCAAGCTCGTGGCCGCCTTCGACGGCGCCAAGCAAGCGGGTGCCTTCGTGCTGGGCATGGCCACCGAGGACATCCCCGTGGCGCCCGCCGCTCCGGTGGATCCGGGCGCCGCTCCGGTGGATCCGGGCACCGCTCCGGCCCCCACCCCCTGA
- a CDS encoding energy transducer TonB, translating to MFDSVLDRGQGPKSRFGVGAVVSVVLHVGLVGLIGWLSMQPAKEKEKEVEVTFKQAMAPPVAAAPPPPPPPPPAKKKSNPTKKPVVKKPDVIVQPKEVPKEPPPEVEPEPAAEEEEEASEEEVEGGVEGGVEGGVVGGVIGGVVGGVLGGQLGGTGTDVLPFGAGMTRPEKLSGPPPEYTREALEARVQGLMIIKCVITTEGAIERCRIIKPLPHMEESVLKSLYAQRYKPVTFQGRPVQVDYTFNIRLSLPR from the coding sequence ATGTTCGACTCTGTCCTTGACCGCGGGCAAGGCCCCAAGTCCCGTTTTGGCGTGGGTGCCGTCGTCTCGGTTGTGCTGCACGTCGGTCTGGTCGGTCTCATCGGATGGTTGTCGATGCAGCCCGCGAAGGAGAAGGAGAAGGAGGTCGAGGTCACCTTCAAGCAGGCCATGGCGCCGCCGGTGGCCGCCGCGCCCCCGCCTCCTCCGCCCCCTCCTCCCGCGAAGAAGAAGAGCAACCCCACCAAGAAGCCGGTCGTGAAGAAGCCGGACGTGATCGTCCAGCCCAAGGAAGTGCCCAAGGAGCCCCCTCCCGAGGTCGAGCCCGAGCCGGCGGCCGAGGAAGAAGAGGAGGCCAGCGAGGAAGAGGTCGAGGGAGGCGTGGAAGGCGGCGTCGAGGGCGGTGTGGTCGGCGGCGTGATCGGCGGCGTGGTCGGTGGCGTGCTGGGTGGCCAGCTGGGCGGGACGGGCACGGACGTACTCCCCTTCGGCGCGGGAATGACTCGCCCGGAGAAGTTGTCGGGTCCTCCTCCCGAGTATACCCGTGAGGCCCTCGAGGCCCGCGTGCAGGGTCTGATGATCATCAAGTGCGTCATCACGACCGAGGGCGCCATCGAGCGCTGCCGCATCATCAAGCCCCTGCCCCACATGGAGGAGTCGGTGCTCAAGTCGCTGTACGCCCAGCGCTACAAGCCCGTCACCTTCCAGGGACGGCCCGTTCAGGTCGACTACACCTTCAACATCCGCCTGAGCCTGCCCCGCTAG
- a CDS encoding MotA/TolQ/ExbB proton channel family protein, with protein MDFSLTGIWEHTGAFARFIIFTLAFMSVSSLVVMAERMLVFRKSRKDSRNFAAKMGAILAKGDLQQATGTNMGKDVGHLGRVIGSGLTAFRISPSNKDVAVESVARALERQAQREVQSLKRGLGVLATVGSTAPFVGLLGTTMGIVNAFQQMSVAGSGGLGTISAGISEALITTAFGLLVAIPAVIAYNFLSGWVDGRSVDISESSNEFLDVVARHMGGGSHAPQA; from the coding sequence ATGGATTTCTCTCTTACCGGCATCTGGGAGCACACGGGCGCTTTCGCCCGTTTCATCATCTTCACCCTCGCTTTCATGTCCGTGTCGTCGCTGGTCGTGATGGCGGAGCGCATGCTCGTCTTCCGCAAGTCGCGCAAGGACTCGCGCAACTTCGCCGCCAAGATGGGGGCGATCCTGGCCAAGGGTGACCTGCAGCAGGCCACCGGCACCAACATGGGCAAGGACGTGGGCCACCTGGGCCGCGTGATCGGCTCGGGCCTGACGGCCTTCCGGATCAGCCCGTCCAACAAGGACGTGGCGGTCGAGTCCGTGGCGCGCGCCCTCGAGCGCCAGGCGCAGCGCGAGGTGCAGAGCCTCAAGCGCGGCCTCGGCGTGCTCGCCACCGTGGGCTCCACGGCGCCCTTCGTCGGTCTGCTCGGCACCACGATGGGTATCGTGAACGCCTTCCAGCAGATGTCGGTCGCGGGCTCCGGCGGTCTCGGCACCATCTCCGCCGGTATCTCCGAGGCGCTCATCACCACGGCTTTCGGTCTGCTCGTGGCGATCCCCGCCGTGATCGCCTACAACTTCCTGTCCGGATGGGTGGATGGCCGCTCGGTGGACATCTCCGAGTCCTCCAACGAGTTCCTGGACGTGGTCGCGCGGCACATGGGCGGTGGTTCGCACGCTCCCCAGGCGTAA
- a CDS encoding DUF2378 family protein, producing the protein MADELLIFEQTIEAVFVRALHGRLSPACKERLLKAGLDLGQKLRPAYPFDAWMTFLRITAEELYPSLPLDQSAFKLGEAYMDGYRETMLGRAVLSLLRVLGPRRALMRATQNFRSGNNYTESRLKELGPRQFELWMNEVGPLPMFTAGIIHAGLRTAGAENIRVDLAGYDGHACTYCINWSEASVASGVAGKGDSKAATRSGSINSL; encoded by the coding sequence ATGGCCGACGAGCTTCTGATTTTCGAGCAGACGATTGAAGCAGTCTTCGTGCGCGCGCTGCATGGGCGTTTGTCGCCGGCCTGCAAGGAACGCCTGCTCAAGGCGGGGCTCGACCTGGGCCAGAAGCTGCGCCCGGCGTACCCCTTCGATGCGTGGATGACCTTCCTGCGCATCACCGCCGAGGAACTCTACCCGTCCCTGCCCCTCGATCAGAGCGCCTTCAAGCTCGGCGAGGCGTATATGGACGGCTACCGGGAGACGATGCTCGGGCGCGCGGTGCTGTCGCTCCTGCGCGTGCTCGGCCCCCGGCGCGCCCTCATGCGCGCCACGCAGAACTTCCGCTCGGGCAACAACTACACCGAGTCCCGTCTCAAGGAGCTGGGACCGCGCCAGTTCGAGCTGTGGATGAACGAGGTCGGCCCCCTGCCCATGTTCACCGCGGGCATCATCCACGCGGGCCTGCGCACGGCCGGCGCGGAGAACATCCGCGTCGACCTGGCCGGCTACGACGGGCACGCCTGTACCTACTGCATCAACTGGAGCGAGGCCTCGGTCGCCTCGGGCGTCGCGGGCAAGGGCGACTCCAAGGCCGCCACCAGGTCCGGATCCATCAACTCCCTGTAG
- a CDS encoding TonB-dependent receptor, with product MQVRRMLRATGAVVVAGLTYGTAAYADSVIIGTVVSADNKKPVADVVVTATSPNLQGEQVVVTDAEGQYRIPQLPVGVYTLRFDKESFKPYSRPDIQLRLDRTIRVNVELLPESFTEVIELVGRPPTIDVGSTTTGVNIDQDFIKRIAVNRPGGKGGAARSFDSLAELAPGAQNDSYGVSINGATSPENGYVVDGLSTNDPAFGINGSPLSVEFVQDVNIITGGYMPEYGRSTGGVLNAVTKSGSNEFHGSVYGTVTPGFFEGTRKQVTSSASVVAGQNALSLLGDVGATLGGPIIKDKLWFFAGVTPSFARYNHTRSLNYLTTNEAGELAVDPTTGDNIPAPIPNTSQRFRAQSQSLQYMGKLTYLVNQDHNVSLSITGTPSSSGGNGVLSIDPQSGNIFSRLNGNTSAYGLTEEIASSTSIVAKYAGAFMEKKLLLDATAGWFHQRAATLPSDGSYVGDTTGLAGLSRVNFADPRNISEYPGEVDTQGYCRELENGDLTCPAVNYVAGGPGFISDGKLDRYQANAKATYLLNALGSHVLKAGVDVEQLGYEQLKAYSGSVYFQEADGEVQDFRRYGYQTGPDSPVNQLTQRSVSSSTTAGGFLQDSWTINRVTLNVGLRYDAQFLFGGDGNLAFVLGNQVSPRVGLVVDPLANGRMKVYANFARYYEQLPINMLDRQFPPERSFSVYRRTTADGGACDYKTLATREGQEACLNPDNVVAGAPTGRNPSFKYTGGKSDKSPVDPSLKPQGSDEFLVGLDYELLSNIRLGANFTHRDMNSVIEDMSRDDGGTYFLGNPGEGFAKDFPKAVRNYDAVTVLLNRTFDQGWLAQASYTWSRLTGNYPGLFRPENAQLDPNILSDFDLVSLLENRSGLLPFDRTHAIKLFGAKEFRFTPNLGASIGVSYRGNSGTPISATGAHPRYGYSEAYITTRGSNGRTPWVNNIDSNINVNYSINKTSQLSFTVDAFNVFNFQQVATVDQDYTFKSVLPIPGGKSAGELTPDQVTNSQTNEALTEDDLNKNYKKALTYQAPRQIRLGIKYTF from the coding sequence ATGCAAGTGAGACGGATGCTCCGGGCGACTGGAGCGGTCGTGGTCGCGGGTCTGACGTACGGGACAGCGGCCTACGCGGACAGCGTCATCATTGGTACGGTCGTCAGCGCGGACAACAAGAAGCCGGTCGCGGACGTGGTGGTGACGGCCACCTCGCCCAACTTGCAAGGTGAGCAGGTCGTCGTCACGGACGCCGAGGGCCAGTACCGTATTCCCCAGCTTCCCGTGGGCGTTTACACGCTGCGCTTCGACAAGGAATCCTTCAAGCCCTACTCGCGCCCGGACATCCAGTTGCGCCTGGATCGCACCATCCGCGTGAACGTGGAGCTGCTGCCCGAGAGCTTCACCGAGGTGATCGAGCTGGTGGGCCGTCCGCCGACCATCGACGTCGGTTCGACGACCACGGGCGTCAACATCGATCAGGACTTCATCAAGCGCATCGCGGTGAACCGTCCGGGCGGTAAGGGTGGCGCGGCGCGCTCCTTCGACAGCCTGGCGGAGCTCGCTCCGGGCGCGCAGAACGACTCCTACGGCGTGTCCATCAACGGCGCCACCTCCCCCGAGAACGGCTACGTGGTCGACGGTCTGTCGACGAACGACCCGGCCTTCGGCATCAACGGCAGCCCGCTGAGCGTGGAGTTCGTGCAGGACGTCAACATCATCACCGGTGGCTACATGCCGGAGTACGGCCGCTCGACGGGCGGCGTGCTCAACGCGGTGACGAAGTCCGGCTCCAATGAGTTCCACGGCTCCGTGTACGGGACCGTGACGCCCGGCTTCTTCGAGGGCACGCGCAAGCAGGTGACCAGCTCCGCCTCGGTGGTGGCGGGCCAGAACGCGCTCAGCCTGCTGGGCGACGTGGGCGCCACCCTCGGCGGTCCGATCATCAAGGACAAGCTGTGGTTCTTCGCCGGTGTGACCCCCTCGTTCGCGCGCTACAACCACACGCGCTCGCTCAACTACCTGACGACCAACGAGGCCGGTGAGCTGGCGGTCGATCCGACGACGGGCGATAACATCCCCGCGCCCATCCCCAACACCTCGCAGCGGTTCCGCGCCCAGTCGCAGTCCCTGCAGTACATGGGCAAGTTGACCTACCTGGTGAACCAGGATCACAACGTCTCGCTGTCGATCACCGGCACTCCCAGCTCGTCCGGTGGCAACGGCGTGCTGTCCATCGATCCGCAGTCGGGCAACATCTTCAGCCGCCTCAACGGCAACACCAGCGCCTACGGACTGACCGAGGAGATCGCGAGCAGCACCTCGATCGTGGCCAAGTACGCGGGTGCGTTCATGGAGAAGAAGCTCCTCCTGGATGCGACCGCGGGTTGGTTCCACCAGCGGGCGGCCACCCTGCCGTCCGACGGTAGCTACGTGGGCGACACGACGGGCCTGGCGGGCCTCTCGCGCGTCAACTTCGCGGATCCGCGCAACATCTCCGAGTACCCGGGAGAGGTCGACACCCAGGGCTACTGCCGCGAACTGGAGAACGGCGACCTGACCTGCCCCGCGGTGAACTACGTGGCGGGTGGCCCGGGCTTCATCAGCGACGGCAAGCTGGACCGCTACCAGGCCAACGCCAAGGCCACCTATCTGCTCAACGCCCTGGGCAGCCACGTGCTCAAGGCGGGCGTGGACGTGGAGCAGCTGGGTTACGAGCAGCTCAAGGCCTACTCGGGTAGCGTGTACTTCCAGGAGGCCGATGGCGAGGTCCAGGACTTCCGTCGCTACGGCTACCAGACGGGTCCGGACTCCCCGGTCAATCAGCTGACCCAGCGCTCGGTGTCGAGCAGCACCACGGCGGGTGGCTTCCTCCAGGACAGCTGGACGATCAATCGCGTGACGCTCAACGTCGGCTTGCGCTACGACGCCCAGTTCCTGTTCGGCGGTGATGGCAATCTGGCGTTCGTGCTGGGCAACCAGGTGTCGCCCCGCGTCGGCCTGGTCGTGGACCCGCTCGCCAACGGCCGCATGAAGGTGTACGCGAACTTCGCTCGCTACTACGAGCAGCTGCCCATCAACATGTTGGACCGTCAGTTCCCGCCCGAGCGCAGCTTCTCGGTCTACCGTCGGACGACGGCGGATGGCGGTGCCTGCGATTACAAGACCCTCGCCACGCGAGAGGGCCAGGAGGCCTGCCTCAATCCGGACAACGTCGTCGCTGGCGCGCCGACCGGCCGCAACCCGAGCTTCAAGTACACGGGCGGCAAGTCGGACAAGTCTCCGGTGGATCCCTCGCTCAAGCCGCAGGGTTCCGACGAGTTCCTCGTGGGCCTCGACTACGAGTTGCTGTCCAACATCCGACTGGGTGCGAACTTCACCCACCGCGACATGAACTCGGTCATCGAGGACATGAGCCGCGATGACGGTGGCACGTACTTCCTGGGCAACCCGGGCGAGGGCTTCGCCAAGGACTTCCCGAAGGCGGTGCGCAACTACGACGCCGTGACGGTGTTGCTCAACCGCACCTTCGATCAGGGCTGGCTCGCCCAGGCGAGCTACACCTGGTCCCGGCTGACGGGTAACTACCCGGGTCTGTTCCGTCCGGAGAACGCGCAGCTCGACCCCAACATCCTCTCGGACTTCGACCTGGTGTCGCTGTTGGAGAACCGCTCGGGTCTGCTGCCCTTCGACCGCACCCACGCCATCAAGCTCTTCGGCGCCAAGGAGTTCCGCTTCACCCCCAACCTGGGCGCGAGCATCGGCGTGTCCTACCGCGGCAACTCCGGTACGCCCATCAGCGCCACCGGTGCCCACCCCCGGTACGGCTACAGCGAGGCGTACATCACCACGCGCGGCTCGAACGGCCGGACTCCCTGGGTGAACAACATCGATTCCAACATCAACGTGAACTACAGCATCAACAAGACGAGCCAGCTGTCCTTCACCGTGGATGCGTTCAACGTCTTCAACTTCCAGCAAGTGGCGACGGTGGATCAGGACTACACGTTCAAGAGCGTGCTGCCCATCCCGGGTGGCAAGTCCGCGGGTGAGCTGACGCCGGATCAGGTCACCAACTCGCAGACGAATGAGGCGCTCACCGAGGACGATCTGAACAAGAACTACAAGAAGGCCCTGACGTACCAGGCCCCTCGACAGATCCGTCTCGGCATCAAGTACACCTTCTAG
- a CDS encoding YifB family Mg chelatase-like AAA ATPase: MLARVRSGALMGIDAVVVECEVDMTLGLPYFSVVGLPEGAVRESKVRVVSALKNCGFELPSKRITVNLAPADIRKEGAAFELPIALGVLAAAKLMEEEPLARYLFGGELSLDGGVKPIKGVLPLAVAARDGGYQGVMVPEANAAEASLVEGLQVLAVSHLREAVGHLSGEKPLPSFIRPAPARGRPRAQPAPLDMSEVRGQADLKTALELAAAGGHNVLLCGPPGSGKTMLARRLPGILPTLAFDEALEVTKIYSVLGLLGDEQSLMRERPFRAPHHTISDAGLVGGGPATRPGELSLAHHGVLFLDELPEFRRNVLEVLRQPLEEGSIHLARAIQHVTYPCRVMLVAAMNPCPCGYFNVPGRTCTCSENRVHDYHSRVSGPLLDRIDITLQTRPVEYHHIARESGEQPTSTHYRERVEAARERQRFRFREEPGVHCNAQMPARLLHRHCKPTPRAERMLERAVRQFGLSARAHDRILKLALSRADLEGHERIDDVDMHLAIDCRQMDRRGWLHANTMGGPPPRPLFDSREPGDP, from the coding sequence ATGCTGGCGCGGGTACGGTCGGGCGCGTTGATGGGGATCGACGCGGTGGTGGTGGAGTGTGAGGTGGATATGACCCTGGGGTTGCCCTACTTCAGTGTCGTCGGGCTGCCCGAGGGGGCCGTGCGCGAGTCCAAGGTCCGGGTCGTCTCGGCGCTCAAGAACTGCGGTTTCGAGCTTCCGTCCAAGCGCATCACCGTGAACCTGGCGCCCGCGGACATCCGCAAGGAAGGCGCCGCCTTCGAGCTGCCCATCGCGCTGGGGGTGCTGGCGGCGGCGAAGCTGATGGAGGAGGAACCCCTGGCGCGCTACCTCTTCGGCGGAGAACTGTCGCTCGATGGAGGGGTCAAGCCCATCAAGGGGGTGCTCCCCCTGGCGGTGGCCGCTCGCGATGGGGGCTACCAGGGCGTGATGGTGCCAGAGGCGAACGCGGCCGAGGCCTCCCTCGTGGAAGGGCTCCAGGTGCTGGCGGTCAGCCATCTGCGCGAGGCCGTGGGACACCTGAGCGGCGAGAAACCCCTTCCCTCCTTCATCCGCCCGGCGCCTGCGCGCGGCCGCCCCCGAGCGCAACCAGCGCCCCTGGACATGTCCGAGGTCCGGGGACAGGCCGACTTGAAGACGGCCCTGGAGCTGGCCGCGGCCGGAGGTCACAACGTCCTGCTCTGCGGCCCCCCTGGCTCGGGCAAGACGATGCTCGCGCGACGGCTGCCCGGCATCCTCCCCACCCTGGCCTTCGATGAAGCCCTGGAGGTGACGAAGATCTACTCCGTGCTCGGCCTGCTCGGAGACGAGCAGTCGCTGATGCGCGAGCGACCCTTTCGTGCGCCCCACCACACCATCTCCGACGCGGGGCTGGTGGGAGGCGGCCCCGCGACCCGCCCCGGAGAGCTGTCCCTCGCGCACCATGGCGTGCTCTTCCTGGACGAATTGCCCGAGTTCCGCAGGAACGTGCTGGAGGTGCTGCGACAACCCCTGGAGGAAGGCTCCATCCACCTCGCCCGCGCCATCCAGCATGTGACGTACCCCTGCCGGGTGATGCTCGTGGCGGCGATGAATCCCTGTCCGTGTGGCTATTTCAACGTCCCCGGACGCACCTGCACGTGCTCGGAGAACCGCGTCCACGACTATCACTCCCGGGTGAGCGGACCCCTGCTCGATCGGATCGACATCACCCTGCAGACCCGGCCCGTGGAGTACCACCACATCGCGCGCGAGAGCGGCGAGCAGCCCACGAGCACCCACTACCGGGAGCGCGTGGAGGCAGCGCGCGAGCGCCAACGGTTCCGCTTCCGCGAGGAGCCGGGCGTGCACTGCAACGCCCAGATGCCGGCGCGGCTGCTGCATCGCCACTGCAAGCCCACCCCTCGCGCCGAACGGATGCTGGAGCGGGCCGTGCGGCAGTTCGGCCTGTCCGCGCGCGCCCATGACCGCATCCTCAAGCTGGCGCTCTCCCGGGCGGACCTCGAAGGACACGAGCGCATCGACGACGTGGACATGCACCTGGCCATCGATTGCCGGCAGATGGATCGCCGGGGATGGCTCCACGCCAACACGATGGGAGGGCCGCCACCTCGTCCTCTCTTCGACTCACGGGAACCCGGGGATCCCTGA
- the recA gene encoding recombinase RecA, producing the protein MNKLTEKLKAVAAAVAAIEKQFGKGAVMPLGGDVREQRVSVIPTGSVGLDRALGVGGYPRGRVVELFGNESSGKTTLTLHAIAQVQSQGGVAAFIDAEHALDVNYARKLGVRVEELLISQPDTGEQALEITEQLVRSGAVDLIVVDSVAALVPRAEIEGEMGDAHMGVQARLMSQALRKLTGAVSRSGCCIIFINQIRMKIGVVFGNPETTTGGNALKFYSSVRMEIRRTGNLKEGENVVGTKAKVKVVKNKVAPPFQEAEFDLLYGVGIHRAGEVLDLGVQAGLVDKAGSHFSLRGERIGQGRERAAEWLREHPDALESLARELVSASHPVPPVPTTEGEPPTAQA; encoded by the coding sequence ATGAACAAGCTGACGGAGAAGTTGAAGGCGGTGGCGGCGGCGGTGGCGGCGATCGAGAAGCAGTTCGGCAAGGGGGCGGTGATGCCCCTGGGGGGCGACGTGCGCGAGCAGCGGGTGTCCGTCATTCCCACGGGCTCGGTGGGATTGGATCGGGCGCTCGGCGTGGGCGGCTACCCGCGCGGGCGCGTGGTGGAGCTGTTCGGCAACGAGTCGTCGGGCAAGACGACGCTCACCCTGCATGCCATCGCGCAGGTGCAGTCCCAGGGGGGCGTGGCGGCCTTCATCGACGCGGAGCACGCCCTGGACGTCAACTACGCGCGCAAGCTGGGCGTGCGTGTGGAGGAGCTGCTCATCTCCCAGCCCGACACGGGCGAGCAGGCACTGGAGATCACCGAGCAACTGGTGCGCTCGGGCGCGGTGGATCTCATCGTGGTGGACTCGGTCGCGGCGCTGGTGCCGCGCGCGGAAATCGAGGGGGAGATGGGTGATGCGCACATGGGGGTGCAGGCGCGGCTCATGAGCCAGGCGCTGCGCAAGCTGACCGGAGCGGTGAGCCGCTCGGGGTGCTGCATCATCTTCATCAACCAGATCCGGATGAAGATTGGCGTGGTGTTCGGCAATCCCGAGACGACCACGGGAGGCAATGCCCTGAAGTTCTACTCCTCGGTGCGCATGGAGATCCGCCGCACGGGCAACCTCAAGGAGGGCGAGAACGTGGTGGGCACCAAGGCCAAGGTGAAGGTGGTGAAGAACAAGGTGGCGCCGCCCTTCCAGGAAGCGGAGTTCGACCTGCTGTACGGCGTGGGCATCCACCGCGCGGGCGAAGTGCTGGACCTGGGCGTGCAGGCGGGGCTGGTGGACAAGGCGGGCAGCCACTTCAGCCTGCGGGGTGAGCGCATTGGCCAGGGGCGCGAGCGGGCCGCCGAGTGGCTGCGGGAGCACCCGGACGCGCTGGAATCCCTCGCCCGGGAGCTCGTGAGCGCGAGCCATCCCGTTCCCCCTGTCCCGACGACCGAGGGGGAACCCCCCACGGCCCAGGCCTAG
- a CDS encoding lysophospholipid acyltransferase family protein yields the protein MKPLSFVVAVLQTIFLFVWLAFWITLSGVAALVMLNGEVPLMMARRFWAPMHWRITGSPLRVEPLPDIDWKQPHIFMMNHQSTLDIPVAFAVLPVNLRFIAKHVLKWVPFLGWYMAGTGMIFINRTHRREAVRSLRRAGERIRAGSNILVFPEGTRSQDGALLPFKTGGFALALEAGVPIIPVAIEGSLQSLPPNSLLLRRHPLRVKVGAPIPTAGRTGAERESLLHEVREALVRLHRDIGGAGGEPQETRESRRAARTPRAPSSDASA from the coding sequence ATGAAGCCCCTGTCCTTCGTCGTCGCGGTCCTCCAGACCATCTTCCTGTTCGTGTGGCTGGCGTTCTGGATCACCCTCTCCGGTGTGGCGGCGCTCGTCATGCTCAACGGCGAGGTGCCCTTGATGATGGCACGGCGGTTCTGGGCGCCCATGCACTGGCGCATCACCGGCTCGCCCCTGCGCGTGGAGCCCCTGCCAGACATCGACTGGAAGCAGCCACACATCTTCATGATGAATCACCAGTCCACCCTCGACATCCCCGTGGCGTTCGCGGTGCTGCCGGTCAACCTCCGGTTCATCGCCAAGCACGTGCTCAAGTGGGTGCCCTTCCTCGGCTGGTACATGGCGGGCACGGGGATGATCTTCATCAACCGCACCCACCGGCGCGAGGCCGTGCGCAGCTTGCGGCGGGCCGGCGAGCGCATCCGCGCGGGCTCCAACATCCTCGTCTTTCCCGAGGGCACGCGCTCACAGGATGGCGCCCTGCTCCCCTTCAAGACGGGGGGCTTCGCGCTGGCGCTGGAGGCCGGGGTTCCCATCATCCCCGTGGCCATCGAGGGCTCGCTCCAGTCGCTGCCCCCCAACAGCCTCCTGCTCCGGCGCCATCCCCTCCGGGTGAAGGTGGGCGCGCCCATCCCCACCGCCGGGCGTACCGGCGCGGAGCGTGAATCGCTCCTGCACGAGGTGCGCGAAGCCCTCGTGCGGCTCCACCGGGACATCGGTGGCGCGGGCGGCGAGCCCCAGGAGACCCGCGAGTCCCGACGCGCCGCGCGGACCCCCCGGGCCCCCTCCTCCGACGCCTCGGCCTGA
- a CDS encoding ExbD/TolR family protein has protein sequence MGMSTGGSQGGPKSEINVTPLVDVVLVLLIIFMVVTPMLQRGKSVTLPKAAKVEGEKESGKDPDPIILSVTADKKTYLEQDEYDAPSLEDKLKQELAYLPNKKILLKGDSTLSVGDVRQVMELTRKAKAKKIFLGVEEQKN, from the coding sequence ATGGGAATGTCAACAGGAGGCTCCCAAGGGGGCCCCAAGAGCGAGATCAACGTCACGCCGCTCGTGGACGTGGTGCTGGTGCTCCTCATCATCTTCATGGTCGTCACGCCCATGCTCCAGCGTGGCAAGTCCGTCACCCTGCCCAAGGCGGCCAAGGTCGAGGGTGAAAAGGAAAGCGGGAAGGATCCCGATCCGATCATCCTCTCCGTCACCGCGGACAAGAAGACGTACCTCGAGCAGGACGAGTACGACGCGCCGAGTCTCGAGGACAAGCTCAAGCAGGAGCTGGCCTACCTGCCCAACAAGAAGATCCTCCTCAAGGGCGACAGCACCCTGAGCGTCGGGGACGTGCGCCAGGTGATGGAGCTGACCCGCAAGGCCAAGGCCAAGAAGATCTTCCTCGGCGTCGAGGAGCAGAAGAACTAG
- a CDS encoding DUF1285 domain-containing protein yields the protein MSTPPQPPSVPPPPGKRWHTREDSGIRLDARMRWWHDDEPIAHPRIIELFNSSLVLDDTGRYQLQIGADWCYVQVEDAAYEVRTVDVTADARVSVRLSDRSAEALDVTTLGVDPEGILTCRVKGGRARARFSRDAQYQLGELMEQDPRGQWFLRARERLHALPESFAPPEA from the coding sequence GTGAGCACTCCTCCCCAACCGCCCTCGGTCCCTCCTCCCCCCGGCAAGCGCTGGCATACCCGCGAGGACAGTGGCATCCGCCTGGATGCGCGGATGCGCTGGTGGCACGACGACGAGCCCATCGCCCACCCGCGCATCATCGAGCTCTTCAACAGCTCGCTGGTGCTCGACGACACGGGGCGCTACCAGCTCCAGATCGGCGCGGACTGGTGCTACGTCCAGGTGGAGGACGCCGCCTACGAGGTGCGCACGGTGGACGTCACCGCGGATGCGCGCGTCTCGGTGCGCCTGAGCGATCGCAGCGCCGAGGCGTTGGATGTCACCACCCTGGGCGTGGATCCCGAGGGCATCCTGACGTGCCGGGTGAAGGGCGGCCGGGCCCGGGCGCGCTTCTCGCGGGACGCCCAGTACCAGCTGGGCGAGCTGATGGAGCAGGACCCGCGGGGCCAGTGGTTCCTTCGCGCCAGGGAGCGCCTGCACGCCCTGCCCGAGTCGTTCGCCCCGCCGGAGGCCTAG